The following are encoded together in the Gouania willdenowi chromosome 14, fGouWil2.1, whole genome shotgun sequence genome:
- the LOC114475433 gene encoding protocadherin alpha-C2-like isoform X3, giving the protein MAPVIAPSRTRSVVAVFTFIALWGFAHSITRYSVPEEMEERSFVANLATDLGLDVRSLEERNAKLDVIHSKNYLDINKDTGELVIKEKIDRESICMTKTTSCFLKMDVILSNPERIFNIELEIMDINDNAPVFRRKTMHLDITEATPPGERFSLTNAVDADVGANSIKTYYLSESKYFNIDIQTGSDGSKYVDLVLSGKLDREKQAVHNLILTAVDGGVPPRSGTASIIINVLDINDNAPIFSQPVYAVNVSENTAAGTVVFTLNATDLDEGSNAQLVYSYTLYTSEKTQELFSLDPNSGEIKVKGVIDYEEFQSFEMHIQAQDRGTNSKSGHCKVTVFITDLNDNYPEVTIQSLKSSLSEDVSLGTLIAVVSVSDRDSGVNGKVELTLSQQESLPFILNKSSEGYFELLVSKPLDREIIGKYDIILRVTDKGSPPLSENETISLQILDVNDNAPAFSQSFYTIHVVENNLPGALLTSLSAFDPDLNENQYLVYFIMEKEIVNTSMSMLFSINPENGDLYALKTFDYEREKEFLFHIEARDSGVSPLSSNVTVHIIILDENDNTPLIVSPWRAQGSVVEEVIPRSTEKGHLVAKVIAIDADSEQNARVTYQLLQISDATLFSVDQYNGEIRTTRMFSYRDPRQQRLVIVAKDNGNPARSATVTIKISTVEHVMSFSETTELPLDYDVFTDLNLYLVIGLGAVSFLLLITILVIIVLKCQKPKPKAIKMPPANRNSVISRNSMISQRSSTIADSTLISSDAYWYSLFLAETRKGKVVVRQPIIPKGAGYFVSSIPRSIGPSEIDSRASTLEYSK; this is encoded by the exons ATGGCGCCGGTTATTGCACCTTCACGGACACGGTCGGTCGTGGCCGTTTTTACATTCATTGCACTGTGGGGATTTGCACACTCCATCACCCGGTATTCCGTACCGGAGGAGATGGAAGAGAGATCCTTTGTTGCCAATCTGGCCACAGATTTGGGTCTGGATGTTCGCAGCTTGGAGGAGCGCAACGCGAAGCTCGATGTCATTCACAGCAAAAATTACCTTGACATTAACAAAGACACGGGGGAGCTGGTGATCAAAGAGAAGATTGACAGAGAAAGCATATGCATGACTAAAACCACCTCGTGTTTCCTGAAGATGGACGTCATACTCTCCAACCCGGAGCGCATCTTTAACATCGAGCTGGAGATTATGGACATCAACGATAACGCGCCAGTGTTTCGCAGGAAAACAATGCACTTGGACATTACGGAGGCAACCCCTCCCGGTGAGAGGTTCTCATTGACAAACGCCGTGGATGCAGATGTGGGAGCGAATTCAATCAAAACCTACTATCTCAGTGAAAGCAAGTATTTCAACATTGACATCCAGACTGGCAGCGACGGCTCGAAATATGTAGATTTGGTGCTCAGTGGTAAATTAGACAGAGAAAAGCAGGCCGTTCATAATCTAATTTTAACAGCAGTGGATGGAGGGGTTCCTCCCCGCTCCGGAACAGCCAGCATCATCATTAACGTCTTGGATATCAACGACAACGCCCCCATATTCAGTCAGCCTGTATATGCAGTCAATGTATCAGAGAACACAGCAGCAGGGACGGTGGTTTTCACCCTGAACGCAACAGACTTAGACGAAGGCTCCAATGCCCAGTTAGTGTACTCCTATACACTGTACACCTCAGAGAAGACACAGGAGCTTTTCTCCTTGGATCCAAACTCAGGTGAAATCAAAGTGAAAGGGGTCATAGACTATGAAGAGTTTCAGAGCTTTGAAATGCACATCCAGGCTCAGGATAGAGGGACCAACTCCAAGTCAGGACATTGTAAAGTGACAGTGTTCATCACAGACCTGAATGATAACTACCCAGAGGTGACCATCCAGTCGCTGAAAAGTTCATTGAGCGAGGACGTGTCCCTGGGGACGCTGATCGCTGTGGTCAGCGTCAGTGACAGGGACTCTGGAGTCAATGGAAAAGTGGAGCTGACTTTGAGTCAGCAGGAGAGTTTGCCATTCATCCTTAACAAGTCCTCAGAGGGCTACTTTGAGCTGCTGGTGTCAAAGCCCCTGGATAGAGAGATAATAGGTAAATATGACATCATTCTGAGAGTGACGGATAAAGGCTCACCGCCACTGTCTGAAAATGAGACCATAAGTCTGCAGATCCTGGACGTCAATGACAACGCACCCGCATTCTCCCAGTCCTTCTACACCATCCATGTGGTGGAGAATAATCTACCTGGTGCTTTACTCACATCTTTAAGTGCGTTTGACCCAGACCTTAATGAAAATCAGTACCTGGTTTACTTCATAATGGAGAAGGAGATTGTCAACACGTCTATGTCCATGTTGTTTTCCATCAACCCTGAGAATGGAGATCTGTATGCCCTGAAGACCTTTGACTATGAAAGAGAGAAGGAGTTTCTGTTCCACATTGAGGCCAGAGACTCTGGTGTTTCCCCACTGAGCAGCAATGTGACAGTTCACATCATCATTCTGGACGAAAATGACAACACCCCTCTCATAGTATCACCTTGGCGAGCACAGGGATCAGTTGTCGAGGAGGTTATACCCAGATCCACTGAGAAGGGACACTTGGTGGCAAAAGTCATAGCCATTGATGCTGATTCGGAGCAGAACGCAAGGGTGACGTACCAGCTTTTGCAGATCAGCGATGCGACCCTCTTTAGTGTGGATCAGTACAATGGCGAGATCCGAACAACGAGGATGTTCAGTTACAGAGACCCACGACAACAGAGGCTCGTTATTGTTGCCAAAGACAACGGTAATCCTGCCCGTTCTGCCACTGTCACCATCAAGATATCAACAGTAGAACACGTCATGTCCTTTTCCGAGACCACCGAACTACCGCTGGACTATGACGTCTTCACAGACCTGAACTTGTACTTGGTGATTGGTTTAGGAGCTGTGTCCTTCCTACTTCTGATCACCATTTTGGTGATCATCGTcctcaagtgtcaaaaaccaaagcCCAAGGCCATTAAGATGCCCCCAGCCAATAGAAACAGTGTGATCAGCAGGAACAGTATGATAAGCCAGAGAAGCTCCACCATCGCAGACTCCACCCTAATCTCCAGCGATGCCTACTGGTACAGCTTGTTCCTGGCTGAGACCAGGAAGGGCAAAGTGGTCGTCAGACAGCCCATAATACCAAAAGGAGCTGGGTATTTTGTCTCCAGTATACCAAGGAGCATAGGGCCCAGTGAGATTGACTCCAGAGCGTCCACGCTGGAG TACTCAAAATGA
- the LOC114475433 gene encoding protocadherin alpha-C2-like isoform X2 produces MAPVIAPSRTRSVVAVFTFIALWGFAHSITRYSVPEEMEERSFVANLATDLGLDVRSLEERNAKLDVIHSKNYLDINKDTGELVIKEKIDRESICMTKTTSCFLKMDVILSNPERIFNIELEIMDINDNAPVFRRKTMHLDITEATPPGERFSLTNAVDADVGANSIKTYYLSESKYFNIDIQTGSDGSKYVDLVLSGKLDREKQAVHNLILTAVDGGVPPRSGTASIIINVLDINDNAPIFSQPVYAVNVSENTAAGTVVFTLNATDLDEGSNAQLVYSYTLYTSEKTQELFSLDPNSGEIKVKGVIDYEEFQSFEMHIQAQDRGTNSKSGHCKVTVFITDLNDNYPEVTIQSLKSSLSEDVSLGTLIAVVSVSDRDSGVNGKVELTLSQQESLPFILNKSSEGYFELLVSKPLDREIIGKYDIILRVTDKGSPPLSENETISLQILDVNDNAPAFSQSFYTIHVVENNLPGALLTSLSAFDPDLNENQYLVYFIMEKEIVNTSMSMLFSINPENGDLYALKTFDYEREKEFLFHIEARDSGVSPLSSNVTVHIIILDENDNTPLIVSPWRAQGSVVEEVIPRSTEKGHLVAKVIAIDADSEQNARVTYQLLQISDATLFSVDQYNGEIRTTRMFSYRDPRQQRLVIVAKDNGNPARSATVTIKISTVEHVMSFSETTELPLDYDVFTDLNLYLVIGLGAVSFLLLITILVIIVLKCQKPKPKAIKMPPANRNSVISRNSMISQRSSTIADSTLISSDAYWYSLFLAETRKGKVVVRQPIIPKGAGYFVSSIPRSIGPSEIDSRASTLEEPRRPLP; encoded by the exons ATGGCGCCGGTTATTGCACCTTCACGGACACGGTCGGTCGTGGCCGTTTTTACATTCATTGCACTGTGGGGATTTGCACACTCCATCACCCGGTATTCCGTACCGGAGGAGATGGAAGAGAGATCCTTTGTTGCCAATCTGGCCACAGATTTGGGTCTGGATGTTCGCAGCTTGGAGGAGCGCAACGCGAAGCTCGATGTCATTCACAGCAAAAATTACCTTGACATTAACAAAGACACGGGGGAGCTGGTGATCAAAGAGAAGATTGACAGAGAAAGCATATGCATGACTAAAACCACCTCGTGTTTCCTGAAGATGGACGTCATACTCTCCAACCCGGAGCGCATCTTTAACATCGAGCTGGAGATTATGGACATCAACGATAACGCGCCAGTGTTTCGCAGGAAAACAATGCACTTGGACATTACGGAGGCAACCCCTCCCGGTGAGAGGTTCTCATTGACAAACGCCGTGGATGCAGATGTGGGAGCGAATTCAATCAAAACCTACTATCTCAGTGAAAGCAAGTATTTCAACATTGACATCCAGACTGGCAGCGACGGCTCGAAATATGTAGATTTGGTGCTCAGTGGTAAATTAGACAGAGAAAAGCAGGCCGTTCATAATCTAATTTTAACAGCAGTGGATGGAGGGGTTCCTCCCCGCTCCGGAACAGCCAGCATCATCATTAACGTCTTGGATATCAACGACAACGCCCCCATATTCAGTCAGCCTGTATATGCAGTCAATGTATCAGAGAACACAGCAGCAGGGACGGTGGTTTTCACCCTGAACGCAACAGACTTAGACGAAGGCTCCAATGCCCAGTTAGTGTACTCCTATACACTGTACACCTCAGAGAAGACACAGGAGCTTTTCTCCTTGGATCCAAACTCAGGTGAAATCAAAGTGAAAGGGGTCATAGACTATGAAGAGTTTCAGAGCTTTGAAATGCACATCCAGGCTCAGGATAGAGGGACCAACTCCAAGTCAGGACATTGTAAAGTGACAGTGTTCATCACAGACCTGAATGATAACTACCCAGAGGTGACCATCCAGTCGCTGAAAAGTTCATTGAGCGAGGACGTGTCCCTGGGGACGCTGATCGCTGTGGTCAGCGTCAGTGACAGGGACTCTGGAGTCAATGGAAAAGTGGAGCTGACTTTGAGTCAGCAGGAGAGTTTGCCATTCATCCTTAACAAGTCCTCAGAGGGCTACTTTGAGCTGCTGGTGTCAAAGCCCCTGGATAGAGAGATAATAGGTAAATATGACATCATTCTGAGAGTGACGGATAAAGGCTCACCGCCACTGTCTGAAAATGAGACCATAAGTCTGCAGATCCTGGACGTCAATGACAACGCACCCGCATTCTCCCAGTCCTTCTACACCATCCATGTGGTGGAGAATAATCTACCTGGTGCTTTACTCACATCTTTAAGTGCGTTTGACCCAGACCTTAATGAAAATCAGTACCTGGTTTACTTCATAATGGAGAAGGAGATTGTCAACACGTCTATGTCCATGTTGTTTTCCATCAACCCTGAGAATGGAGATCTGTATGCCCTGAAGACCTTTGACTATGAAAGAGAGAAGGAGTTTCTGTTCCACATTGAGGCCAGAGACTCTGGTGTTTCCCCACTGAGCAGCAATGTGACAGTTCACATCATCATTCTGGACGAAAATGACAACACCCCTCTCATAGTATCACCTTGGCGAGCACAGGGATCAGTTGTCGAGGAGGTTATACCCAGATCCACTGAGAAGGGACACTTGGTGGCAAAAGTCATAGCCATTGATGCTGATTCGGAGCAGAACGCAAGGGTGACGTACCAGCTTTTGCAGATCAGCGATGCGACCCTCTTTAGTGTGGATCAGTACAATGGCGAGATCCGAACAACGAGGATGTTCAGTTACAGAGACCCACGACAACAGAGGCTCGTTATTGTTGCCAAAGACAACGGTAATCCTGCCCGTTCTGCCACTGTCACCATCAAGATATCAACAGTAGAACACGTCATGTCCTTTTCCGAGACCACCGAACTACCGCTGGACTATGACGTCTTCACAGACCTGAACTTGTACTTGGTGATTGGTTTAGGAGCTGTGTCCTTCCTACTTCTGATCACCATTTTGGTGATCATCGTcctcaagtgtcaaaaaccaaagcCCAAGGCCATTAAGATGCCCCCAGCCAATAGAAACAGTGTGATCAGCAGGAACAGTATGATAAGCCAGAGAAGCTCCACCATCGCAGACTCCACCCTAATCTCCAGCGATGCCTACTGGTACAGCTTGTTCCTGGCTGAGACCAGGAAGGGCAAAGTGGTCGTCAGACAGCCCATAATACCAAAAGGAGCTGGGTATTTTGTCTCCAGTATACCAAGGAGCATAGGGCCCAGTGAGATTGACTCCAGAGCGTCCACGCTGGAG GAGCCCAGAAGACCACTGCCATGA
- the LOC114475433 gene encoding protocadherin alpha-C2-like isoform X1, with the protein MAPVIAPSRTRSVVAVFTFIALWGFAHSITRYSVPEEMEERSFVANLATDLGLDVRSLEERNAKLDVIHSKNYLDINKDTGELVIKEKIDRESICMTKTTSCFLKMDVILSNPERIFNIELEIMDINDNAPVFRRKTMHLDITEATPPGERFSLTNAVDADVGANSIKTYYLSESKYFNIDIQTGSDGSKYVDLVLSGKLDREKQAVHNLILTAVDGGVPPRSGTASIIINVLDINDNAPIFSQPVYAVNVSENTAAGTVVFTLNATDLDEGSNAQLVYSYTLYTSEKTQELFSLDPNSGEIKVKGVIDYEEFQSFEMHIQAQDRGTNSKSGHCKVTVFITDLNDNYPEVTIQSLKSSLSEDVSLGTLIAVVSVSDRDSGVNGKVELTLSQQESLPFILNKSSEGYFELLVSKPLDREIIGKYDIILRVTDKGSPPLSENETISLQILDVNDNAPAFSQSFYTIHVVENNLPGALLTSLSAFDPDLNENQYLVYFIMEKEIVNTSMSMLFSINPENGDLYALKTFDYEREKEFLFHIEARDSGVSPLSSNVTVHIIILDENDNTPLIVSPWRAQGSVVEEVIPRSTEKGHLVAKVIAIDADSEQNARVTYQLLQISDATLFSVDQYNGEIRTTRMFSYRDPRQQRLVIVAKDNGNPARSATVTIKISTVEHVMSFSETTELPLDYDVFTDLNLYLVIGLGAVSFLLLITILVIIVLKCQKPKPKAIKMPPANRNSVISRNSMISQRSSTIADSTLISSDAYWYSLFLAETRKGKVVVRQPIIPKGAGYFVSSIPRSIGPSEIDSRASTLEQEPRRPLP; encoded by the exons ATGGCGCCGGTTATTGCACCTTCACGGACACGGTCGGTCGTGGCCGTTTTTACATTCATTGCACTGTGGGGATTTGCACACTCCATCACCCGGTATTCCGTACCGGAGGAGATGGAAGAGAGATCCTTTGTTGCCAATCTGGCCACAGATTTGGGTCTGGATGTTCGCAGCTTGGAGGAGCGCAACGCGAAGCTCGATGTCATTCACAGCAAAAATTACCTTGACATTAACAAAGACACGGGGGAGCTGGTGATCAAAGAGAAGATTGACAGAGAAAGCATATGCATGACTAAAACCACCTCGTGTTTCCTGAAGATGGACGTCATACTCTCCAACCCGGAGCGCATCTTTAACATCGAGCTGGAGATTATGGACATCAACGATAACGCGCCAGTGTTTCGCAGGAAAACAATGCACTTGGACATTACGGAGGCAACCCCTCCCGGTGAGAGGTTCTCATTGACAAACGCCGTGGATGCAGATGTGGGAGCGAATTCAATCAAAACCTACTATCTCAGTGAAAGCAAGTATTTCAACATTGACATCCAGACTGGCAGCGACGGCTCGAAATATGTAGATTTGGTGCTCAGTGGTAAATTAGACAGAGAAAAGCAGGCCGTTCATAATCTAATTTTAACAGCAGTGGATGGAGGGGTTCCTCCCCGCTCCGGAACAGCCAGCATCATCATTAACGTCTTGGATATCAACGACAACGCCCCCATATTCAGTCAGCCTGTATATGCAGTCAATGTATCAGAGAACACAGCAGCAGGGACGGTGGTTTTCACCCTGAACGCAACAGACTTAGACGAAGGCTCCAATGCCCAGTTAGTGTACTCCTATACACTGTACACCTCAGAGAAGACACAGGAGCTTTTCTCCTTGGATCCAAACTCAGGTGAAATCAAAGTGAAAGGGGTCATAGACTATGAAGAGTTTCAGAGCTTTGAAATGCACATCCAGGCTCAGGATAGAGGGACCAACTCCAAGTCAGGACATTGTAAAGTGACAGTGTTCATCACAGACCTGAATGATAACTACCCAGAGGTGACCATCCAGTCGCTGAAAAGTTCATTGAGCGAGGACGTGTCCCTGGGGACGCTGATCGCTGTGGTCAGCGTCAGTGACAGGGACTCTGGAGTCAATGGAAAAGTGGAGCTGACTTTGAGTCAGCAGGAGAGTTTGCCATTCATCCTTAACAAGTCCTCAGAGGGCTACTTTGAGCTGCTGGTGTCAAAGCCCCTGGATAGAGAGATAATAGGTAAATATGACATCATTCTGAGAGTGACGGATAAAGGCTCACCGCCACTGTCTGAAAATGAGACCATAAGTCTGCAGATCCTGGACGTCAATGACAACGCACCCGCATTCTCCCAGTCCTTCTACACCATCCATGTGGTGGAGAATAATCTACCTGGTGCTTTACTCACATCTTTAAGTGCGTTTGACCCAGACCTTAATGAAAATCAGTACCTGGTTTACTTCATAATGGAGAAGGAGATTGTCAACACGTCTATGTCCATGTTGTTTTCCATCAACCCTGAGAATGGAGATCTGTATGCCCTGAAGACCTTTGACTATGAAAGAGAGAAGGAGTTTCTGTTCCACATTGAGGCCAGAGACTCTGGTGTTTCCCCACTGAGCAGCAATGTGACAGTTCACATCATCATTCTGGACGAAAATGACAACACCCCTCTCATAGTATCACCTTGGCGAGCACAGGGATCAGTTGTCGAGGAGGTTATACCCAGATCCACTGAGAAGGGACACTTGGTGGCAAAAGTCATAGCCATTGATGCTGATTCGGAGCAGAACGCAAGGGTGACGTACCAGCTTTTGCAGATCAGCGATGCGACCCTCTTTAGTGTGGATCAGTACAATGGCGAGATCCGAACAACGAGGATGTTCAGTTACAGAGACCCACGACAACAGAGGCTCGTTATTGTTGCCAAAGACAACGGTAATCCTGCCCGTTCTGCCACTGTCACCATCAAGATATCAACAGTAGAACACGTCATGTCCTTTTCCGAGACCACCGAACTACCGCTGGACTATGACGTCTTCACAGACCTGAACTTGTACTTGGTGATTGGTTTAGGAGCTGTGTCCTTCCTACTTCTGATCACCATTTTGGTGATCATCGTcctcaagtgtcaaaaaccaaagcCCAAGGCCATTAAGATGCCCCCAGCCAATAGAAACAGTGTGATCAGCAGGAACAGTATGATAAGCCAGAGAAGCTCCACCATCGCAGACTCCACCCTAATCTCCAGCGATGCCTACTGGTACAGCTTGTTCCTGGCTGAGACCAGGAAGGGCAAAGTGGTCGTCAGACAGCCCATAATACCAAAAGGAGCTGGGTATTTTGTCTCCAGTATACCAAGGAGCATAGGGCCCAGTGAGATTGACTCCAGAGCGTCCACGCTGGAG CAGGAGCCCAGAAGACCACTGCCATGA